GGCGTGGGTCTGGTTAAAATCGGCGTAGGATTGGAAGTAGCCGTTGAAGCGTGGCGCGCGCGGGAACAGGCGGCTGAGGCCGGCGAAATGGCACAGTGCGTTCCAGGGAGTGGGAAAGCCGCGATGGTTGTCCGGGTCGCGCCGGCCGTCTGGATAGATCAACCGCACTGTCAGCGCCCCCACGTCGGGATTGGCCTGCATGTAGGCGACTGGCCCGCTGAGGGCGTCGGGTTCGACGCGGGTGTCGGAGTTGAGGAAGAGGACGTATTGGCTTTGGGCAACGGCCGTGCCGACATTATTCGCCGTCGCAAACCCCTGGTTGGTCTCGCTCGCCACCATCCGCACCTGCGGATACCGCTGGCGCACCATCGCCGCGCTGCCATCCGTCGAAGCATTGTCCACGACGATGATCTCCAGCCCACCCGGCGGCGCTTCGGCCGCCAGCAGCGCAGCGAGGCAATCATCCAGCAGCTGCCGGGTGTTATAAGAAACGATGATGACCGAAAGGGTAAACGGCCGTGAGTGGTATGTATCGTTCATAGATGTTCCGTCAGTCGCCAATCGTCAGACTAGCAGCCTGTCGGAGAACTCAGGATAGGTACACGGATTGAACGGATTCGACGGATTTTTACGGATAAATCACCAGAAAATCGGTGTAAATCCGTGTCATCCGTGTATCCATTTCTACTTTTCCGACAACCTGCTAGTTTCCGTATTCGGTAATCCGTGATTCGTAATCCGGGCATGGTTCATTTCAGTTG
This genomic window from Candidatus Leptovillus gracilis contains:
- a CDS encoding glycosyltransferase family 2 protein yields the protein MNDTYHSRPFTLSVIIVSYNTRQLLDDCLAALLAAEAPPGGLEIIVVDNASTDGSAAMVRQRYPQVRMVASETNQGFATANNVGTAVAQSQYVLFLNSDTRVEPDALSGPVAYMQANPDVGALTVRLIYPDGRRDPDNHRGFPTPWNALCHFAGLSRLFPRAPRFNGYFQSYADFNQTHAVPVIAGSYMLMPRALFDALGGWDETYFFYGEDIDFCYRIHQAGYTIIYYPHVTVLHYKGASSGLRKESADIARPPKETRIKVAQESVRAMQVFYRKFYSQQYPAVVTRFVLAGIQVRGWFRVMKHKLT